Proteins from a genomic interval of Maylandia zebra isolate NMK-2024a linkage group LG15, Mzebra_GT3a, whole genome shotgun sequence:
- the LOC112436055 gene encoding uncharacterized protein LOC112436055 — protein sequence MENRHSSETHFLNITHPFVQPLQPSTPSPVVSQPVPRQLLQATNTSMFVRVLTLLEDIKDTQRVHSRMLQSLLTQRDGPVAAVLPEGAVFPIRTVADVAALEQKLADPVFLKEVVAVVAEIRGSTVDEATRRMMAFIMDNALSRQYNFVGCHAKREFRGLKVFEVLYGPMDW from the exons ATGGAGAATAGACATTCAAGTGAAACTCACTTCCTGAACATCACTCATCCATTTGTTCAGCCGCTACAACCCTCAACTCCTTCACCTGTGGTTTCACAACCAGTTCCAAGACAACTTCTACAAGCCACCAATACGAGCATGTTTGTACGTGTTCTAACCCTCCTGGAAGACATTAAGGACACTCAGAGGGTCCACAGTCGAATGCTACAGTCTCTCCTTACACAACGTGATGGACCAGTTGCTGCAGTATTACCCGAGGGTGCTGTATTTCCCATCCGGACAGTAGCAGATGTGGCAGCACTGGAGCAAAAACTGGCAGACCCTGTCTTCCTAAAAGAAGTG GTTGCTGTTGTGGCAGAGATCAGAGGGAGCACTGTTGATGAAGCCACAAGAAGAATGATGGCCttcattatggacaatgctctTTCCAGGCAATATAACTTCGTTGGGTGCCATGCAAAGCGGGAATTTCGAGGGCTTAAAGTTTTTGAAGTGCTATATG gaCCAATGGATTGGTGA